One stretch of Corallococcus soli DNA includes these proteins:
- a CDS encoding acyl--CoA ligase, whose amino-acid sequence MERTNTLEALLARGRAEDVAIGAPGRPGLTYGALRELVAQVHASLRAWGFQREDRIALVLPNGPEMATAFLAVASATTTAPLNPAYRADEFTFYLDDLQARAILILEGMESPARAVARERNLPVLELVPTPQGPAGHFTLKCEAPPQPSSSLEEQAHEADVALVLHTSGTTARPKLVPLTHGNLTASARHIGALLGLGPGDACLNIMPLFHIHGLVAAVLASLGAGGQTVCTPGFNALRFFSWFEEARPTWYTAVPTMHQALVERARRNVESLQSHRLRFIRSSSASLPPQVMEELERAFGVPVIESYGMTEAAHQMASNPLPPRSRYAGSVGLAAGPDVAIMDDAGTLLPPGVLGEVVIRGPNVTAGYVNNPEANARAFTHGWFRTGDQGTLDADGYLRLTGRLKELINRGGEKVSPLEVDTVLLDHPAVGQAVTFALPHPKLGEDVACAVVLREGQGVTERELRDFVASRMADFKVPRRIVFLTELPKGPTGKVQRIGLAERLGLTS is encoded by the coding sequence ATGGAGCGAACGAACACCCTGGAAGCACTGCTCGCGCGAGGACGCGCGGAGGACGTGGCCATTGGTGCCCCCGGACGCCCGGGGTTGACGTACGGGGCGCTGCGGGAACTCGTCGCCCAGGTCCACGCCAGCCTGCGGGCGTGGGGCTTCCAACGGGAGGACCGCATCGCGCTGGTGCTGCCCAACGGGCCGGAGATGGCCACCGCCTTCCTCGCCGTCGCCAGCGCGACCACCACCGCGCCCCTCAACCCCGCCTACCGCGCGGACGAGTTCACCTTCTACCTGGACGACCTCCAGGCCCGGGCGATCCTCATCCTTGAAGGGATGGAGAGCCCGGCCCGAGCCGTGGCCAGGGAGCGGAACCTCCCCGTCCTCGAACTCGTCCCCACCCCGCAGGGGCCCGCCGGACACTTCACGCTGAAGTGCGAAGCACCCCCGCAGCCCTCCTCCTCGCTGGAAGAGCAGGCCCACGAAGCGGACGTCGCGCTCGTGCTCCACACGTCGGGGACGACCGCGCGGCCGAAGCTCGTCCCGCTCACGCATGGAAACCTCACCGCGTCCGCGCGGCACATCGGCGCGCTGCTGGGGTTGGGACCCGGGGACGCGTGCCTCAACATCATGCCGCTGTTCCACATCCACGGGCTCGTGGCCGCGGTGCTGGCCAGCCTGGGCGCGGGAGGCCAGACGGTGTGCACGCCGGGCTTCAACGCCCTGCGCTTCTTCTCCTGGTTCGAGGAGGCCCGCCCCACCTGGTACACCGCCGTCCCCACCATGCACCAGGCGCTGGTGGAGCGCGCCCGCCGCAACGTGGAGAGCCTGCAGTCACACCGCCTGCGCTTCATCCGCTCGTCGTCCGCGTCGCTGCCGCCCCAGGTCATGGAGGAGCTGGAGCGCGCCTTCGGCGTCCCCGTCATCGAAAGCTACGGCATGACCGAGGCCGCGCATCAGATGGCCTCCAACCCCCTGCCACCCCGCTCCCGTTACGCGGGCTCGGTGGGACTCGCCGCGGGCCCCGACGTCGCCATCATGGACGACGCGGGGACGCTGCTGCCTCCCGGCGTGCTCGGAGAGGTCGTCATCCGGGGACCCAACGTCACGGCGGGCTACGTGAACAACCCGGAGGCCAACGCGCGCGCCTTCACGCACGGGTGGTTTCGCACGGGGGACCAGGGCACGCTGGACGCGGACGGCTACCTGCGCCTCACCGGCCGGCTCAAGGAGTTGATCAATCGCGGCGGGGAGAAGGTGAGCCCGCTGGAGGTGGACACCGTGCTGTTGGATCATCCCGCCGTGGGGCAGGCCGTGACGTTCGCCCTGCCCCACCCGAAGCTCGGTGAAGACGTGGCCTGCGCCGTCGTGCTGCGCGAGGGCCAGGGCGTCACCGAGCGCGAGCTGCGCGACTTCGTTGCCTCGCGCATGGCCGACTTCAAGGTCCCCCGCCGCATCGTGTTCCTCACGGAGCTGCCCAAGGGCCCCACCGGCAAGGTGCAGCGCATCGGGCTCGCGGAGCGGCTGGGGCTCACGTCATGA